From the genome of Vicia villosa cultivar HV-30 ecotype Madison, WI linkage group LG2, Vvil1.0, whole genome shotgun sequence, one region includes:
- the LOC131649301 gene encoding uncharacterized protein LOC131649301 codes for MEDNIDFDATKIGHLDAENDATKTDHLDDENVDSVNNNREDILYPRIWDSLESEMIDLLATKGPKRYFSIVKDPKDKSSREFMANLYIRVLSNAEKWIGRGQLASEGFGNWAHVGKRLREHETCMKHVKNMTTWCELRQRINGNFLGLIEMLAEFDPIVQEHVRRITNDNLHVHFFGHNIQNELLLLLSSAIKNEIIRKTKQEKYFSVILDCTPDVSHQEQMSLIIRYVDVSSNSVSIEESFLGFLNVNDTSGQGLFDVLQDETKNLDLNIFDVRGQGYDNGSNMKGKYQCVQKKFVDMNPRAFYIPCGCPSLNLTLCDTANSCIKAKDFFGVVQYIYIIFANSTKR; via the exons ATGGAGGATAATATTGATTTTGATGCTACTAAAATTGGTCATTTAGATGCTGAAAATGATGCTACTAAAACTGATCATTTAGATGATGAAAATGTTGATAGTGTTAATAACAATCGTGAAGATATATTATATCCAAGAATTTGGGATTCTCTTGAGTCTGAAATGATTGATTTATTAGCTACAAAAGGTCCTAAAAGATATTTCTCTATAGTGAAGGATCCTAAAGATAAATCATCTAGGGAGTTTATGGCTAATTTGTATATTAGAGTTTTATCAAATGCAGAGAAGT GGATTGGAAGAGGTCAATTAGCAAGTGAGGGTTTTGGTAATTGGGCACATGTTGGTAAAAGGCTTAGAGAGCACGAGACATGCATGAAACATGTTAAGAATATGACTACTTGGTGTGAGTTGCGTCAAAGAAT AAATGGCAATTTTTTGGGTTTAATTGAAATGTTGGCAGAATTTGATCCAATTGTCCAAGAACATGTTAGACGTATTACAAATGATAATCTTCATGTTCATTTTTTTGGACATAACATTCAAAACGAATTACTACTTTTGCTTTCTTCtgcaataaaaaatgaaatcatTAGAAAAACCAAACAAGAAAAGTATTTTTCAGTGATACTTGATTGTACTCCAGATGTTAGTCACCAAGAACAAATGTCTTTGATAATACGATATGTGGACGTTTCTTCAAATTCTGTTAGCATTGAGGAAtcatttttaggatttttgaatGTGAATGATACATCTGGCCAAGGGCTTTTTGATGTGTTGCAAGATGAAACGAAAAATCTTGATCTTAACATATTTGATGTGCGAGGACAAGGTTATGATAATGGGTCAAATATGAAAGGAAAATATCAATGTGTACAGAAGAAATTTGTAGACATGAATCCGAGAGCATTTTATATTCCTTGTGGTTGTCCTAGTCTTAATTTGACATTGTGTGATACGGCTAACTCGTGTATTAAAGCTAAGGATTTTTTTGGAGTTGttcaatacatttatataatttttgCAAATTCtactaaaagatga